The following are from one region of the Stigmatella ashevillena genome:
- a CDS encoding trypsin-like serine peptidase gives MARPPPGPFMTLWGPLLAGTAILGIVACGSAVPADPPVCENPKVPEVSSLGQCGPTLDWTPINRYQGEFADVVQDREDAVVLIDGRCTGTLIEASAGPVVMTAGHCVGLGDRPLLVFNFEDDPDGDSLMTEGSVIEQAFEPDYALIQLDVTPAVTPVLLTTQATERLAIIQHPRGLPKVIAEGRFLDSCNQLVYYSDLDTLVGSSGAGVLNRQGHLLGIHTDGDCDEKGHGANRGWTAEVIVEASPYLQSSDITDR, from the coding sequence ATGGCGCGCCCCCCTCCCGGTCCGTTCATGACGCTGTGGGGGCCTCTGCTCGCGGGCACCGCCATCCTGGGCATTGTGGCCTGTGGAAGCGCGGTGCCCGCGGATCCTCCGGTCTGCGAGAATCCGAAGGTGCCGGAGGTCAGCAGCCTCGGGCAGTGCGGCCCGACCCTCGATTGGACCCCCATCAACCGCTACCAGGGCGAATTCGCGGACGTCGTCCAGGACAGGGAAGACGCCGTCGTCCTGATCGACGGGCGCTGCACCGGAACGCTGATTGAAGCGAGCGCAGGACCGGTGGTGATGACCGCGGGTCACTGTGTCGGACTCGGGGATCGGCCGCTGCTGGTCTTCAACTTCGAGGACGATCCCGACGGCGACTCGCTGATGACCGAGGGCTCTGTCATCGAGCAAGCGTTTGAACCCGACTACGCGCTCATCCAACTCGACGTGACTCCCGCGGTCACGCCCGTCTTGCTGACGACCCAGGCCACCGAGCGGTTGGCGATCATCCAGCATCCCCGGGGCCTTCCCAAGGTCATCGCGGAAGGCCGCTTCCTGGACTCATGCAATCAGCTTGTCTACTACTCGGACCTGGACACCCTGGTAGGGAGTTCCGGCGCGGGCGTGCTCAACCGTCAAGGCCACCTGCTGGGCATCCACACCGACGGCGATTGCGACGAAAAGGGCCACGGAGCCAACAGGGGCTGGACCGCGGAAGTGATTGTCGAAGCGTCTCCGTACCTGCAGAGCTCCGACATCACCGACCGCTGA
- a CDS encoding zinc-dependent metalloprotease encodes MFKRAAVLVVSCGALLSGCGTDLQTENEEIVANLIEAGFPASDILVADGAVYVGRDGHVSLEASREMLQPSTESAEQYKTTNLVGTSVTKICVVPTTQFNSYSRLSAGLDLAIANYNALGLRITFARGAVSGCTATIAAKTSSGAGGSAGFPSGGKPYGTINIGTGLQSYSEDVNEHVITHELGHTIGFRHSDYYNRSISCGGTASNEGDASVGAILISGTPSTATVGGSIMNSCFRSTETGEWTSSDKTALNALY; translated from the coding sequence ATGTTCAAGAGAGCAGCAGTCCTCGTGGTGAGCTGTGGTGCGTTGCTGTCCGGTTGCGGTACCGACCTGCAGACCGAGAACGAAGAGATCGTCGCCAACCTGATCGAGGCCGGGTTTCCGGCCAGCGACATCCTGGTCGCCGACGGTGCTGTGTACGTGGGGCGCGACGGTCACGTGAGCCTTGAGGCGTCCCGAGAGATGCTCCAGCCCAGCACGGAGAGCGCCGAGCAGTACAAGACGACCAATCTCGTCGGCACCAGCGTGACGAAGATCTGCGTGGTTCCCACCACCCAGTTCAACAGCTACAGCCGCCTCAGCGCGGGGCTCGATCTGGCCATTGCCAATTACAATGCCCTGGGGCTCCGCATCACCTTCGCGCGCGGAGCGGTCTCCGGCTGCACCGCGACCATCGCCGCGAAGACCTCGAGTGGCGCGGGCGGTTCTGCTGGCTTTCCCTCGGGCGGCAAGCCCTACGGAACCATCAATATCGGCACCGGGCTGCAGAGCTACAGCGAAGACGTGAACGAGCACGTCATCACCCACGAGCTTGGCCACACCATCGGGTTCCGCCACTCGGACTACTACAATCGGTCCATCAGCTGCGGCGGGACCGCCAGCAACGAAGGCGACGCTTCCGTGGGAGCCATCCTCATCTCCGGGACGCCGAGCACTGCCACGGTGGGCGGATCGATCATGAACTCCTGCTTCCGGTCGACCGAGACCGGCGAGTGGACCAGCTCGGACAAGACCGCTCTGAACGCTCTCTACTAA
- a CDS encoding PilZ domain-containing protein, with product MTGASTPPLEVRYASRRALLSSAKTERGALTLFVPTPHKVAQGECVRLMVTLADADGRFEIEGTALTWTQAGGRDGVGGFLANFAGDHKRRAAEMIAVCAQRPLSMGTASRERVVLRVRCQLKLTDEKFPGELRDLSQTGAFVVGRQFGKRKVGEPVWLKVQGGLFGLGGTWLEARVIWQGKKGEEPGLGLRFMSNEAKQASAIQGLLEDASREAQGPPPG from the coding sequence ATGACAGGCGCATCCACCCCACCGCTCGAGGTCCGGTACGCATCCCGCCGAGCCCTGCTGTCCTCGGCGAAGACCGAGCGCGGAGCGCTGACGCTGTTCGTGCCGACCCCGCACAAGGTCGCTCAAGGCGAATGCGTGCGGCTCATGGTCACCCTCGCTGACGCCGATGGGCGTTTCGAGATCGAAGGAACCGCCTTGACCTGGACTCAGGCGGGGGGGCGCGATGGTGTGGGCGGGTTTCTCGCCAACTTCGCCGGAGACCACAAGCGCCGCGCCGCGGAGATGATCGCGGTCTGCGCTCAGCGTCCGCTGTCCATGGGCACCGCCTCGCGCGAGCGAGTCGTCCTGCGCGTGCGCTGCCAGCTCAAGCTGACGGATGAGAAGTTCCCCGGCGAGCTGCGGGACTTGTCGCAGACGGGCGCGTTCGTCGTCGGCCGCCAATTCGGGAAGCGCAAGGTGGGCGAGCCCGTGTGGTTGAAGGTGCAAGGCGGCCTGTTCGGCCTGGGCGGAACCTGGCTCGAGGCCCGGGTGATCTGGCAAGGCAAGAAGGGCGAGGAGCCGGGCCTGGGACTGCGCTTCATGAGCAATGAAGCCAAGCAGGCCTCCGCCATCCAGGGCCTCCTGGAGGACGCCAGCCGCGAAGCTCAGGGGCCTCCCCCCGGGTGA
- a CDS encoding choice-of-anchor A family protein encodes MKTRQLVLVLAALGLLSTNAAAQDSTLSPVNVMGALRVGKRCGSDAPPLRAIFSAQVTGTDVNVPNQTLQGNATITLNESATSEVNDGSYRMVLQRDVGGTPIDYRILSQFYFDGGSRLLTQLLSASQTMPLTGDVQLSHDAGNSASIVVTVVTPAGANITQLIGIATHGNPNDPSVSSTFSSSVEISGSATPVGLAGYVSTVDPQTGVETAAFELLVPPNRNYQIEVHAGFNGQGTQPIGGFQVQASDAPPCATFAPAPLVAAIEPSGTLEVTAFLEPDPADVLSETGPRATHYDLTYVGTRLNGQPVIINNYGYLSGGTAVSNGPGPVTLTSAPFPLGVYELTLFSAHPKILLSWPDRIPPPGFGPFYNFPAPGLGLWTPAHLGTLPGQGMDEDGSVVLNQNDLQPDGRIVERLSFHGLMAYATGTLALNGCVETPHIAAGAVEATSVFGDNTSGTFINELGQLRLRGNVDWPGQGFVRGLFTNDGTGHYELAATQGQWREYAYRLHLTDSTGLDETLSILPDSQWLENLTPGRAHTLEIPPQFYPTGQVTARLTVQNTPQQIAAGAPALRPFRAPELVVVGASQSYGADWAALPFSGLNGESGRFWSVSSGKNELRNEHFVRVHGVANSVGDIAVKAQVPLNPDGTGASPVTSFPSILSVPFSSGASGTCQETCVDLATQTAYVDNGVGPLVTLSSAPPAQTQAASLVLSGIASDTSPVIHVTVNGQEVAGSNSQLQQPFSAPVALTVGTNTFTIVATDLCGHTTTQVVTVERVECSANNPSCEGCIGVHLNDYNVFVLEDYTLGTDVEGKVAAGGNITLNHFSVGSRVANNDLANTLVAGGDLTLTNGAVWGDARYGGNSSSDGTVVFPRGTSVAQGSPINFQTRGAALQALSTQLRALSANGTTTLESWGGLMLRGTAPHVNIFQVNASAFTGAKLLSIDAPAGSLAVINVFGSTATLTGFGHSFSGGINQRGVLFNFVDATRITAHGYGFWGTVLAPYAQVSFHNGSFDGGIYARSLTGNAEGHLNPLDDVDICQ; translated from the coding sequence ATGAAGACGCGGCAATTGGTGTTGGTGTTGGCGGCCCTAGGCTTGCTGTCCACGAACGCAGCGGCGCAGGACTCGACGCTTTCACCCGTGAACGTGATGGGGGCGCTGAGGGTTGGTAAGCGCTGCGGTTCGGACGCTCCTCCGCTCCGGGCGATCTTCTCCGCCCAAGTCACTGGCACGGATGTCAATGTCCCGAATCAGACCCTGCAAGGAAACGCGACCATCACCCTGAATGAGTCAGCGACTTCCGAGGTGAATGACGGCAGCTATCGGATGGTGCTCCAACGCGATGTGGGCGGCACGCCGATTGATTACAGGATCCTGTCTCAATTCTACTTCGATGGCGGTTCAAGGCTGCTTACCCAGCTTCTCTCCGCAAGTCAGACGATGCCGCTGACGGGCGATGTCCAACTGAGCCACGACGCTGGGAATTCTGCGAGCATTGTCGTCACCGTGGTCACCCCAGCCGGAGCCAACATCACCCAGCTGATCGGTATAGCAACCCACGGCAACCCGAACGACCCCAGCGTGTCTAGTACTTTCAGCTCTTCTGTCGAGATCAGCGGCTCCGCAACCCCGGTGGGCCTCGCGGGGTACGTGAGCACGGTCGATCCACAGACTGGGGTGGAGACCGCTGCGTTCGAGCTCCTGGTTCCGCCAAACCGCAACTACCAGATTGAGGTTCATGCGGGTTTCAATGGCCAGGGCACGCAGCCGATAGGGGGTTTCCAGGTCCAGGCCAGCGACGCGCCGCCATGCGCCACGTTTGCCCCCGCGCCGCTCGTTGCCGCCATCGAGCCCAGTGGAACGCTTGAGGTCACCGCCTTCCTGGAGCCGGATCCCGCCGATGTGCTCTCGGAGACAGGCCCGCGCGCGACGCACTATGACTTGACCTACGTGGGGACTCGGCTCAACGGGCAGCCGGTCATCATCAACAACTACGGCTACCTTTCAGGGGGAACTGCAGTCAGCAATGGACCGGGCCCTGTGACGCTCACCTCTGCGCCCTTCCCGCTGGGAGTGTACGAACTCACCCTGTTCTCGGCTCACCCCAAAATTCTCCTCTCTTGGCCCGATCGAATCCCGCCGCCAGGGTTCGGACCCTTCTACAACTTTCCCGCGCCCGGTCTGGGACTCTGGACCCCGGCTCACCTGGGAACGCTGCCCGGCCAGGGCATGGACGAGGATGGCTCCGTTGTCCTCAACCAGAATGATTTGCAACCAGATGGACGGATCGTCGAGCGGCTGAGCTTCCACGGCCTCATGGCCTATGCCACCGGCACGCTCGCGCTGAATGGCTGCGTGGAGACACCACACATTGCCGCAGGAGCTGTCGAGGCTACTTCCGTCTTTGGGGATAATACGAGTGGCACCTTCATCAACGAGCTAGGGCAGTTGCGGCTCCGCGGCAATGTGGACTGGCCTGGCCAAGGGTTTGTGCGAGGGCTCTTCACCAACGATGGAACAGGCCACTATGAACTGGCCGCGACCCAGGGGCAGTGGCGTGAGTATGCCTACAGACTGCACCTGACGGACTCCACAGGGCTCGACGAGACCCTCAGCATTCTTCCGGACTCCCAGTGGCTGGAGAACCTCACCCCGGGGCGCGCCCATACGCTTGAGATCCCCCCCCAGTTCTACCCGACAGGGCAGGTCACTGCCCGCCTCACGGTGCAGAACACCCCTCAGCAAATTGCCGCAGGGGCTCCGGCGCTCCGGCCCTTCCGGGCGCCAGAATTGGTCGTGGTCGGCGCATCCCAGTCGTATGGGGCAGACTGGGCGGCTCTCCCCTTTAGCGGCCTCAATGGCGAGTCCGGCCGCTTCTGGAGCGTGTCCTCGGGAAAGAACGAGCTCCGCAACGAACACTTCGTGAGGGTGCATGGTGTGGCCAACAGCGTCGGTGACATCGCTGTCAAGGCGCAGGTGCCGTTGAATCCGGATGGCACTGGCGCATCGCCCGTCACCTCTTTCCCATCCATCCTCTCGGTGCCGTTCTCCTCTGGTGCATCGGGGACGTGCCAAGAAACCTGTGTGGACCTCGCCACCCAGACCGCCTACGTTGATAACGGTGTGGGGCCTTTGGTCACCTTATCCTCCGCTCCCCCCGCGCAGACCCAGGCAGCGTCGCTCGTTCTGTCGGGCATCGCGTCCGATACCTCGCCGGTGATCCACGTGACGGTGAACGGTCAAGAGGTCGCTGGCAGCAACAGTCAGCTCCAGCAGCCCTTCTCCGCTCCGGTCGCGCTCACCGTGGGCACCAACACCTTCACGATCGTGGCGACGGACCTGTGCGGCCACACGACGACGCAAGTGGTGACCGTGGAGCGTGTCGAGTGCTCGGCCAACAATCCCTCCTGCGAAGGATGCATTGGGGTTCACCTGAACGACTACAACGTCTTCGTGCTTGAGGACTACACGCTGGGCACCGACGTGGAAGGGAAAGTGGCAGCCGGTGGCAACATCACCCTGAACCACTTCTCCGTGGGCTCCCGAGTGGCAAACAACGACCTGGCGAACACGTTGGTGGCGGGCGGCGATCTGACGCTCACCAACGGCGCGGTCTGGGGTGACGCCCGGTACGGGGGCAACTCCAGCAGCGATGGGACGGTGGTGTTCCCACGGGGCACCTCCGTTGCCCAGGGTAGCCCCATCAACTTCCAGACCCGTGGTGCCGCGCTGCAGGCTCTGTCCACACAGCTAAGGGCCTTGAGCGCCAATGGCACGACGACGCTCGAGTCCTGGGGTGGGCTCATGCTGCGTGGAACGGCTCCCCATGTGAACATCTTCCAGGTGAATGCCAGCGCCTTCACGGGGGCCAAGTTGCTATCCATTGATGCGCCAGCCGGTTCCTTGGCGGTGATCAACGTCTTTGGAAGCACGGCCACCTTGACGGGCTTCGGACACTCCTTCAGCGGAGGAATCAACCAACGCGGCGTGCTCTTCAACTTCGTGGATGCCACCCGCATCACTGCCCACGGCTATGGCTTCTGGGGCACGGTGCTGGCCCCCTACGCCCAAGTCTCCTTCCACAACGGCAGCTTTGATGGCGGCATCTACGCCCGCTCGTTGACAGGCAACGCCGAGGGTCACCTCAACCCGCTGGACGATGTCGACATCTGCCAATAG
- a CDS encoding glycoside hydrolase family 97 catalytic domain-containing protein, with product MQSIRAVLLSIGLLALMPANAWAQWTVSSPNGATQMSVSLNTSTGALSYSVTQGGAVVLENSALGISTSVGDFSSGLSFVSRSNTVINESYSLPARKKANYLNSANEAVLRFSKGGQELQLAVRAYDDGIAYRYRVPGSGALFIYSESSSFNLPDAATGYAQPYVSNYEGYYTARSTFSSGTLGMPVLATAGNRWVLLAESDIGGSYHTAQLTGGSGNHLRLAWPTTASVSTSRQFNSPWRLAVIGSLAQIVESSLVENLSTPSQLADTSWIRPGRSGWSWRAGGNQSDYNTHVSFVDSASAMGWEYYLVDEGWQDSWVPSLVNYANAKNVGIWLWVNDEDVKNETQMRTLFSRWAGWGVRGVKVDFFDGDSQVTMQLYEKLAQVAAENRLLVNFHGCTKPNGIGRKWPNVLTQEAVFGAEQGELSAAHNLSLIFTRGAIGPMDYTPGAYSNSGGQTTWAHQTALPVLLASYIQHYSDHGAMYRNSIAREFLRALPSTWDDTRLLEGNPSQYATLARRRGNDWYVGTIASGTGRTAAIPLSFLTAGTNYTAHIYMDGTSDNDIAYQVQQVTSTSVLSIPVRANGGAAIRITSQNVPVVPSAIYKIINRQSGKALAVYGASRSDTAEVIQWAYVDSTTNDEWRMVDAGGGYYDLINRNSGRSLDVNGAVTTAGAHLIQFTSRGSANQQWQVVDAGGGYVRIVSRLSGMVVDVEDAAMTDGANVIQWPWSGGANQQWQLVQVGSVP from the coding sequence ATGCAATCCATCCGTGCTGTCTTATTGAGCATCGGCCTGCTGGCGCTGATGCCTGCCAACGCCTGGGCCCAATGGACCGTGTCCTCTCCCAACGGCGCGACCCAGATGTCCGTCAGCCTCAACACGTCCACCGGCGCCCTGAGCTACTCCGTCACGCAGGGCGGTGCCGTGGTGCTCGAAAACTCCGCGTTGGGGATCAGCACCAGCGTCGGCGATTTCTCGAGCGGGTTGAGCTTCGTCAGCCGGAGCAACACCGTCATCAACGAGAGCTACTCCCTTCCTGCCCGGAAGAAGGCGAACTACCTCAACTCCGCCAACGAGGCGGTGCTGCGCTTCTCGAAGGGCGGTCAGGAACTGCAACTGGCCGTGCGCGCGTATGACGACGGCATCGCCTATCGCTACCGCGTTCCCGGCAGCGGCGCGCTCTTCATCTACAGTGAAAGCAGCTCCTTCAATCTGCCGGACGCGGCGACAGGTTATGCGCAGCCCTACGTGTCGAATTATGAAGGCTACTACACGGCGCGCAGCACCTTCTCCAGCGGCACTCTCGGCATGCCGGTGCTGGCAACGGCGGGCAACCGGTGGGTCCTGCTGGCCGAAAGCGACATCGGAGGGAGTTACCACACGGCACAGTTGACCGGTGGCAGTGGAAACCATCTGCGGTTGGCCTGGCCCACCACGGCGAGCGTGAGCACGTCGCGGCAGTTCAACAGCCCCTGGAGGCTCGCGGTCATCGGTTCGCTCGCCCAGATCGTCGAGTCGAGCCTGGTCGAGAACCTGAGCACCCCGTCCCAGCTCGCCGATACCTCGTGGATCCGGCCGGGCCGCTCGGGTTGGTCCTGGCGAGCCGGCGGGAATCAATCGGATTACAACACGCACGTCTCGTTCGTCGACTCCGCCTCGGCCATGGGCTGGGAGTATTACCTGGTGGACGAAGGCTGGCAGGACAGCTGGGTGCCGTCGCTCGTGAACTACGCGAACGCGAAGAACGTCGGTATCTGGCTGTGGGTGAACGACGAGGACGTGAAAAACGAAACGCAGATGCGCACGCTCTTCAGCCGCTGGGCGGGCTGGGGCGTGCGTGGCGTCAAGGTCGACTTCTTCGATGGTGATTCCCAGGTCACGATGCAGCTCTACGAGAAGCTCGCCCAGGTGGCGGCGGAGAACCGGTTGCTCGTCAACTTCCACGGGTGCACCAAACCGAATGGTATCGGCCGCAAGTGGCCCAACGTCCTCACCCAGGAAGCCGTCTTCGGCGCGGAACAAGGAGAACTGTCCGCGGCGCACAATCTCTCGTTGATCTTCACCCGCGGTGCCATCGGTCCCATGGACTACACGCCTGGCGCCTACTCGAACTCCGGCGGGCAGACCACCTGGGCCCATCAGACCGCGCTGCCTGTCCTGCTCGCATCCTACATCCAGCACTACTCCGACCATGGGGCGATGTACCGCAACAGCATTGCCCGGGAGTTCCTGCGCGCACTTCCGTCGACCTGGGATGACACGCGCCTGCTGGAGGGAAATCCGAGCCAGTACGCCACGCTCGCGCGCAGACGGGGAAATGACTGGTATGTCGGCACGATCGCCAGCGGGACGGGGAGGACGGCGGCCATCCCCCTGTCGTTCCTGACCGCGGGCACGAACTACACCGCGCACATCTACATGGACGGAACCTCGGACAACGACATCGCATACCAGGTTCAGCAGGTGACGAGCACCAGCGTTCTCAGCATTCCCGTGAGGGCGAACGGCGGAGCGGCGATTCGCATCACGTCCCAGAATGTGCCGGTGGTTCCGAGCGCCATCTACAAAATCATCAACCGTCAGAGCGGCAAGGCACTCGCCGTTTACGGCGCTTCGAGGTCCGACACGGCAGAGGTCATTCAGTGGGCCTACGTGGACAGCACCACCAACGACGAGTGGCGCATGGTCGACGCCGGCGGTGGATACTACGACTTGATCAACCGCAACAGCGGCAGATCGCTGGACGTCAACGGCGCCGTGACCACCGCAGGAGCGCACCTCATCCAGTTCACGAGCCGGGGGAGCGCCAATCAGCAGTGGCAGGTTGTCGATGCGGGCGGCGGTTACGTCCGGATCGTAAGCCGACTCAGCGGCATGGTGGTCGACGTCGAAGACGCTGCCATGACGGATGGCGCAAACGTCATCCAATGGCCGTGGAGCGGCGGCGCCAACCAGCAATGGCAGTTGGTTCAGGTCGGCAGCGTTCCCTGA
- a CDS encoding chloride channel protein — protein sequence MSLSAVSVCLGSLIVGGCGPMGAEEMELAQPLSQESNGLATRDAGTQVDAGLPIDAGPQVDAGTPIDAGTQVDAGLPIDAGIDAGTPIDAGIDAGTPIDAGIDAGTPIDAGIDAGVLCEVITSEWVEAEEAAGAPEGTSYVEPPPEEACITLADAQ from the coding sequence ATGTCCCTCTCAGCGGTTTCCGTCTGTCTGGGAAGCCTCATCGTCGGCGGATGTGGCCCCATGGGCGCCGAGGAGATGGAACTGGCTCAGCCTCTGTCTCAGGAAAGCAACGGGCTCGCCACGCGTGACGCCGGAACGCAAGTCGATGCGGGGCTGCCCATTGACGCGGGGCCGCAAGTCGACGCAGGCACGCCCATCGACGCCGGAACGCAAGTCGATGCGGGACTGCCCATCGACGCAGGCATCGACGCGGGCACGCCCATCGACGCGGGCATCGACGCGGGCACGCCCATCGACGCAGGCATTGACGCGGGCACGCCCATCGACGCAGGCATCGACGCGGGTGTCCTTTGCGAAGTCATCACGAGCGAGTGGGTTGAGGCCGAGGAAGCCGCAGGGGCCCCCGAAGGAACGTCCTATGTAGAGCCTCCACCCGAGGAAGCGTGCATCACGCTCGCCGATGCTCAATAG
- a CDS encoding DUF5953 family protein codes for MPTTQQNDLGIIVYGPGLAGGDSRPLAVVNGLERALPGLRLEWTISDEGRPIPLPHRDAWVAQGRADGPGLPLLCNGDESHPVTISGWERPAGSSPAGQPQFEVHGDLPLNTASIAAATDVLEAVAESARAFWGHATPFNTGVEISRQARHPVRKPGVPPRGLPALRLSEDIHSPEIPHRLGWLNYWSAAAARAIGFPDPARDADLLSWARRTSTGGWLIRLSDAPLDLDDPSHLDALLRAYARFPQIGGRSAP; via the coding sequence ATGCCGACAACGCAACAGAATGACCTTGGCATCATCGTCTACGGACCTGGGCTCGCGGGTGGCGATAGCCGCCCTTTGGCCGTTGTGAATGGATTGGAGCGAGCATTGCCAGGCTTGCGCCTGGAATGGACGATTTCTGACGAGGGGCGGCCCATCCCATTGCCACACCGCGATGCGTGGGTCGCTCAAGGGCGGGCTGACGGGCCAGGACTTCCGCTCTTATGCAACGGTGACGAGAGCCACCCCGTAACGATTTCCGGGTGGGAGCGACCCGCGGGCAGCTCACCGGCAGGCCAGCCACAGTTTGAAGTCCATGGGGACCTGCCACTCAACACAGCCAGCATCGCTGCGGCAACGGATGTGCTTGAGGCAGTCGCAGAGAGCGCACGGGCATTCTGGGGGCATGCGACGCCGTTCAACACCGGCGTGGAGATCTCGCGGCAGGCACGCCACCCGGTGCGCAAGCCAGGAGTTCCGCCACGGGGATTGCCAGCGCTCAGGCTCTCAGAGGACATCCACTCGCCTGAGATTCCGCATCGACTCGGTTGGCTGAACTACTGGTCGGCCGCTGCCGCACGTGCCATCGGATTCCCAGACCCAGCTCGCGATGCGGACCTGCTCTCTTGGGCGCGGCGTACTTCGACGGGCGGGTGGCTCATCCGGCTCTCGGACGCTCCGCTCGATCTCGATGACCCCTCCCACCTCGACGCGCTGCTGCGCGCCTATGCGCGCTTCCCACAGATCGGCGGGCGCTCAGCGCCTTGA
- a CDS encoding DUF6310 domain-containing protein yields MGIGVCILAAPEIVAGAVIFAGAVVVAVAIQEALEAYELRGAYPEEARPFPHTKPAPQESLAKRKPQPAPSGQARPPALPPEPLERERSQKCIPQRVPHLGGDDLHNTCADRVPQNGFPGSDVLVNGKNFDALQLRTRVLWEVKTDNFDTYSPFLRRQVVENQIPELQRERALARACGFDFQIGVRSAAHKAALEFADDTLQIVVMNWC; encoded by the coding sequence GTGGGAATCGGCGTCTGCATCCTGGCCGCACCGGAGATCGTTGCCGGAGCGGTGATTTTCGCGGGCGCAGTGGTGGTGGCCGTCGCCATCCAAGAGGCACTGGAGGCGTATGAGCTGCGGGGAGCCTATCCCGAGGAAGCGAGACCCTTTCCCCACACGAAGCCTGCCCCACAGGAATCTCTGGCGAAACGAAAGCCCCAGCCAGCGCCATCAGGACAGGCCCGGCCTCCTGCTTTGCCACCGGAGCCCCTGGAGCGCGAGCGCAGCCAGAAGTGTATCCCTCAACGCGTGCCGCACCTGGGCGGAGATGACCTTCACAACACGTGTGCCGACAGGGTTCCACAGAATGGCTTCCCCGGCTCGGATGTGCTCGTCAATGGTAAGAACTTCGACGCACTTCAACTCCGCACGCGGGTGCTGTGGGAGGTTAAGACCGACAATTTCGACACGTACTCGCCCTTCCTCCGGAGGCAGGTGGTCGAGAACCAGATTCCCGAGTTACAGCGCGAGCGCGCTCTCGCCAGAGCCTGTGGATTTGACTTCCAAATCGGCGTGCGGAGTGCCGCCCACAAAGCCGCGCTGGAGTTCGCGGATGACACCCTTCAAATCGTTGTCATGAATTGGTGTTGA
- a CDS encoding MFS transporter produces the protein MTTLSRPRPVLLGLAYLAFVSLGLPDAVLGLAWPSLRDTFALPQVGMGAILAAGAAAYLVSGMFAGRLMQALNVGLLLAVSTALVALGLIGYATVPLFALFLFAACFVGFGSGGIDAALNTYAAQHFGPRHMTWLHAAYSIGATLGPVLMTALLTRGAGWRSGYAVIGALLAALAVTFAVMRRQWDGGPAQPGEAPTPSVTPSATAWQALRRPRVKLQSLIFFVYTGVEVTAGQWSYTVLTEGRGLSTAEAGTWTSLYWGSLFVGRVLSGFIVERLGPVLMLRLSTALAVVGTLLFAIPAVPPPVGLGLLGFALAPIFPALMSETPRRVGSDVAAHAVGFQVSAGMLGVAVLPSAAGFVAERLGVAIVASQLFVYSAVLAVLHGVLSVSADRPVAPGRESRA, from the coding sequence ATGACGACACTGTCCCGTCCCCGTCCCGTCCTCCTCGGGCTCGCCTATCTCGCGTTCGTGAGTCTGGGCCTGCCGGACGCGGTCCTGGGTCTTGCCTGGCCTTCGTTGCGTGACACGTTCGCCCTGCCTCAGGTGGGCATGGGCGCGATCCTCGCCGCAGGTGCGGCGGCGTATCTCGTCTCGGGCATGTTCGCCGGGCGGCTCATGCAAGCCCTCAATGTCGGGCTGCTGCTGGCGGTCAGCACCGCGCTCGTCGCGCTCGGCCTGATCGGCTACGCGACCGTGCCGCTCTTCGCCTTGTTTCTGTTCGCGGCCTGCTTCGTCGGCTTTGGCTCGGGGGGGATCGACGCCGCGCTCAACACCTATGCCGCCCAGCACTTCGGCCCGCGCCACATGACGTGGCTGCACGCGGCCTACAGCATCGGGGCCACCCTCGGTCCGGTACTCATGACCGCGCTGCTCACGCGTGGGGCGGGGTGGCGCTCCGGGTATGCAGTCATCGGCGCGTTGCTCGCCGCGCTCGCGGTGACCTTCGCCGTGATGCGCAGGCAGTGGGATGGGGGCCCCGCGCAGCCCGGCGAGGCGCCCACGCCCAGCGTGACACCCTCCGCCACCGCGTGGCAGGCCCTGCGTCGGCCGCGGGTGAAGCTGCAAAGCCTCATCTTCTTCGTCTACACGGGCGTGGAGGTGACGGCGGGCCAGTGGAGCTACACGGTGCTGACCGAGGGGCGAGGTCTGAGCACGGCGGAGGCCGGCACCTGGACCAGTCTCTACTGGGGCAGCCTGTTCGTGGGACGGGTGCTGTCTGGCTTCATCGTGGAGCGGCTGGGTCCGGTGCTCATGCTGCGGCTGAGCACCGCGCTGGCCGTGGTGGGCACGCTCCTCTTCGCCATCCCCGCGGTGCCTCCGCCCGTGGGACTGGGACTGCTGGGCTTCGCGCTCGCACCCATCTTCCCGGCGCTCATGTCGGAAACGCCCCGGCGGGTCGGCTCGGATGTGGCCGCGCACGCGGTGGGCTTCCAGGTGAGCGCGGGCATGCTGGGCGTTGCCGTGCTGCCGAGCGCCGCGGGCTTCGTGGCCGAGCGGTTGGGCGTCGCGATCGTGGCCTCTCAGCTCTTCGTGTACTCGGCGGTGCTGGCGGTGCTCCACGGCGTGCTCTCCGTGTCAGCGGATCGCCCGGTTGCGCCCGGGCGTGAATCCAGAGCCTGA